The Malus domestica chromosome 17, GDT2T_hap1 genome contains the following window.
ACATAAAATTGACAAATTCACCTCCAGAATCAGATCTCAGTGTAACAACATTAGTATGTAACAAAGATTCAGCAAGGACTTTGAATTCAACAAATGTCTTGAACACCTCAAATTTACATTTGAGAGGAAAGAGCCAACAATAACGAGTGAAGTCATCCACTATAAGGAGATAATATCTATAACCAGATACAGAGAGAAGTGGAGCTGGACCCCAAACATCGGCGTGCAAAAGTTCCAAGGGTCTAGTTGTAACACTCGATACAGATACAAAAGGCAATTTGGAACTTTTACCCATTGCACAATTTGAGCATAAAGTCTTATTCATACTAGTAGAAACATGAATACTAAACTTAGAGACAAGTTTATTTAAGATTTTGAAAGAAGGATGGCCCAATCTTTGATGCCAAGCCTCTGAAGAAGCTTTAATAGTAGCTGCATAAAGCTTGTGGGAACCAGCATTGACAGGAGCAGATAATTGATAAAATCCATTTTGCACAGGGCCTTTAAAAAGCGTCCTCGCCGAAGTAAGATCCTTCACaatgaagtgaaaaggatagAGGTGAATGGAACACCAATTATCAATTGTAAATTGATTGGCAGAGAGTAAATCTTGCTTTAAATCAGGAACATGTAACATATTATTCAAAGCAAAACGATGAGAATGAGTATGTATATACGAAGAGCCGGAATGAGAGATAGGCAAACCTTTGCTGTCACCAATATAGACTTGTTCAGGGCCTGTGTAAGGTTCAGGATTTTGAAGATTGGCTAAGGAACTTGTCATGTGGGAACTTGCTCCGGAGTCAATAAGCCATGAAGTAGAGCCATGCTGAGAAGTGTTAGCACACATAGCAGCCTGAGAATTTCGGTTACCAAACTGAGGATTCAGACGATGTGGACATTCAAAAGCTTCATGATCATACTGGCGACATATTTGACAGATGAGTCATTTGCCAAAAGAGTTGAAACCTGAGCGACCTCCACAATGACGTCGTTGATTAGTGCGATTGTTACCACGATAGCCAGAGAAATTGTTCTTGGTCTGTGAAGATCTAGGATTTGATTGATTGCGATCTTGAGAACGTCCTTGATACTGGTTGAAATTAGAGGAATTGTGAGCAAGAAAGGCTGGAGATCCAGAATTGGAGGTCGGTGTAGGCAGAAGACCAGGAGATAAGCCAAGATTCGAAGAAAAAGCCTGAAAAATACCAAGAGATGTAGTGGCTTTCTTGCGATTCACCAGTTGAATTTCTTTGCTAAAAAACAAGCCCTGAAGTTAGTCAATTGTTGTAGAACTGAGACGAAATTGAATCGCATCAACGAAAGAATCATACTCAGGCGGCAGACCATGAAGCGTGACAGAGCTGAGGTCAGAATCCTTAACCGGAGCTCCGGCGCTGGCAAGAGCATCAGCAATTTCCTCAATTTGCTGAAGAAAGGAGGCAACAGTATATGGAATCAAAGATTTAGAGAGAGTTGAGTTGATCCAGATAAGAATTTTTGATCATTCTCATACCAAGCAATGTACTCAAGATTCCAGATTTGATTTCTAGAGGCATCGTGAAGAACTTTCGGCGGAGCTTCGATCGAGCCATCAACAATTCTAGTGAGATTATAGCGGCGAAAAATCGGAGCAAACAATGCACTCCACATGAGATAATTGGTGGTAGTAAGCTTGATTGGAACCATGGAGCCAATGTTCTGAATCGTAATTGAAGCTGTAGAAGCGGTGCCAGAGGAATTAGGGCACGAAGTTGTCACCGGAATTGGATGAACAGGTGTTGCAGAATCAGAGGAGGGAGAAGCAGCAGACGCCATTGCtggaaattagggtttcagaGAGAAGAGGGATGGAAGCGTAAGAGGGAAGACTCAAGGGAGAGGAGGATTGAGAAGAATTGGAGTCGGTCGTCAGACAAAGGCGAAAGATACCATATTAAGAAAACTGTGAAAAAATAATTAGAGTACATCATTGGTTTATATAGAGCTATACATTTGCCAACTAGGCACAACAATCCTATCTGTCCTACAACTAATTACAAGGAAATTACAACAGAAAATCAAGATAAACTATCCTTTTAATATATGCATCGCAAGATCAGAATTGAACTCCATAAATTCAGAAATTTCCATTCCGAGAGGGTTCCTTTTAAAAATAAGCTTTCAACTCCCACCAAAAAACCACAAAGTCATTGTTATTTGATCAGCATCTATACCATTAATGTATTACAACTCAATTCTGCGCGATCCGTTAGAAGGACAAAACGATCGCAAAAGTGATATTTTCTCTACATTGAACCTTCCGTAAATCATGAGACGTCCCCCTTGAGACGGCCATCTTCCCTAGTTATTTCTTCATTGTGGAGGTTAGCAAAACAATCGTTCTTCTGACCACCAAAACAAGAAGGGGCGGATTAGCCACTTAGCGGTCGAAGTGTCGCTGTGCAAGTGCAACCAATAAATTTGACAATATACTAATGGCAAAGGAGCATGAAAGGAGAAATGGTAATTACCAATTAGGCGGTTACAGACATACACTATTATTTTGGATTTGTTTCTATGAACTCTTTAGTAGATCATGAAATGCCTCCTGAGGTATATCAACAGAACCGACACGCTTCATTCGTTTCTTCccttccttttgcttttctaaCAGCTTCTTCTTTCGACTAACATCTCCACCATAACACTTGGCAAGAACATTTTTTCTCATAGCAGAAATCCTACAAAAACACACAGAGAAGTTTAGGTGAACGGTAATTGTTTCAAGATGTACAACATGACAAACAAAAATTTCAAGTACTTACGTCTCTCTTGCAATAATCTTCGAGCCAATTGCAGCTTGTACTGTTATCTCAAACATTTGCCTGCTCCGAATCAAGACTTTGAGTTGCTTAAGAAtcgaacaaaaaattattcagaAATTACCATTTAGTATAGTCTATTAGATAAACAGACCTGTCTATGTGTTTCTTCAGCTTCTCCACCAGTTCTCGACCAACGCGTTGCGCCTTCAAGTTATGAACAATTGTTGCCATTGCATCAACCGGTTGTCCATTCAAAAGGATATCAAGTTTGACCATATCAGATTGTTGGTACCTATATTTTACATTCAACGAAAAATTTGCATcagtaaatataaaataaaatgaaaaaacaacAGTCGTCTCGTCTATACACCTAATGAGTCATGAATTAAACAAAGGCAGGCAAGCATAAGgcttaaaataaattataacaATATAATGCAAATTGCTCTGGTTTGTTCTTTGAGTTTAAATCATCAGGAGCAAGACTTGATCCTACCAAGCTTTTACGCTAGGAGGATCAACAAAATAGAGAAAGAGAGGCGTGGGCTGAAACTTACTCTGCATCCTCGTAATCAAATGATGCATATCCTGATGTAATACTCTTCAATTCATTGTAAAAGTCGACAACAATTTCCCTTAGAGGCAAGCGATATTTCATAAAGACTCGTAGACTGCATGCATCAAACTACACAGAATCAGCATCTCAATTAGAGATGAGTTCAGAACATCATTGCGAAAACACAAATCCACTTTAACAAAATATGAGTGGTGAAGTAAACGTGATGCTTGAAGGTGAAACCCCTCCAAAACAATAGGGCCAATTTGGCCCAATGATTATTGAAGAATTACCTGTCTATGAACGAATACTCCAACTGCTCCCCTCTCCGCTCAGAGCAAAGGGTGATGACAGGCCCCACATACCTTCAATTAGAGAACAAATTACTTATGGAGTCTGGATGAATAAATACCTCTCAGTGTTGAGAGGGGAAAAAACATGCTAAGGGTGCGCGAGAGCTTACTCACTAGGAATAATGATGGTAGCTAGAACTGTAGGTTCCCAACAAGCTGTTACTCGTTGCTTGGGGTTCGAGGGCAATGTGGCAGGATTCTGAACTTCTAGTTTGCTAGACCAGAACCAACATTATTTGGTAAACCATATAAGAAGACAATCTTACAAGAATAACATTAAATACATACCTTCCATCAGAatactcaaaaatataaggaacagTTGGAATGGTAGAAATAACACAAGCTCCATGCTCCTATTATCCATAAAAGAGACATGAATTCTTATTTTGTCAATCACTATAGGAAAATTGTGAAACAAGCAAATCACAAAGTAATGACGATTCCCTTTTTCCTGACAAAATTATTagcataaaaaattaatatattttccaTTCTGATGAACTAAGAAAAGTATCttgtggttttgttttgtttttcccaCAAATAAaggcaaaaaaaatttatattgtTCTCGCACACAACTGATACCTCCATTAAGAAAAATTCTATAACATATTCCAGAAACTACAACCTTTACCTGTTCAAGACGCTGGTGAAAAACATCCATGTGGAGTAATCCTAAGAAACCACACCTGTAGATGGACACAGTAAGTATAACATGTCTACTTCATATGAAACTTATTGAATATAAAGCTGTGGTAGAAGCCAAATCCTTAATTTTGAAGTTAAAAAGAAAAGGTATTAGTAGTAAATACCATACCTAAAACCCATACCTAGTGCTGTGCTACTCTCCTTGACAACAGCCACACTGGCATCATTGCAGGTCAGTCTCTCAATTGCATGGTTGAGTGCTTCAAAATCAGATCCATCAGCAGGGTAAACACCAGAGAATACCATATGTTTTGCAGCCTTGAACCCTACAAGTTGACCACCATCAGTGACAATAAAAGTAAGCTAGGTCTTGACATTCCTTCTGGAGCTACTATTTCTTCCGTTAAAGGAGATTCGGGAAATAAAACTACCTACTGGTGCAGCAAAAGAATGTGATGCATTTACCTGGAAGGGGCTCAACAATTGTTCGATTATGATATAGTGTGTCTCCAATTCGTGCCTCTTTGGTCGAGCGCATGCCAGTAACAACATACCCCACTTGTCCAGTATGAAGAACTCCTGTAGGAGTTAGCTCAGGATGCAAGAACCCGACATCCAAAATTTCATAACCTTGGCCAGTTGCGACAGATAAAATTTTGTCCCCCTTGCGCAGCATGCCATCAACAACTGCAACATGGCATATAACTCCTTTATATTCATCGTAGTATGAATCCAGTAAAAGCATACGTAAAGGTGAACCACTCTTCCCAGGAGGCGGTGGAATGCGTTCTATGACTGCAGGAAGGACTTGCTCAAGACCCTGGCCTGTTTTGGCTGATGTTAAAAGAGCATCACTGGCGTCAAGATCAAACATTGATTTTAGTTGAGCTTTAACACGATCAGGATCAGCAGTTGGCTGGTCGATCTTGTTAATAACAGGTATTATCGCCAGGTTAGATTCATAGGCAAGATAGAAGTTTGCAACAGTTTGTGCTTGAACACCCTGTGCAGCATCAACAACCAAAAGGGCACCCTGGCAAGCAGCTAGAGATCTTGATACTTCATAGCTAAAATCCACATGACCAGGCGTGTCAATCAGATTCAACAAAAAGCTCTGTTCTTTTTGGTCTCCATTGTTGTCGTTCGCACCGTTAAGATTCTGCTTGTGGTTGTAGAACATGGTAGCTGTCTGTGCCTTAACAGTAATTCCCCTTTCTCTCTCCACCTAATAAACCCCAAATCAGAATGACTGCCATATAAACTAGAAACaacaatataaacaattttccaCAACAAAAATCAGCAAGCTGAGCTATAAACCAAAATTAACTGCAAATGCACCTTGTTCCTGAACTACGGAAATGACATGAGCTTCAATGCAACCAAATGGATGAATGAACAAATAAAAACACTAACTTTATGCACAAAAATTGCAAGTAAACAAAACTAACATGCTCATAGAGGCAGAAAACCAATCCCATCtaccaaactctctctctctctcccccccccccccggggaACTATGAAAAGAGCTTCAAATGCAACCAAAAAGATGAACTTTATGCATAAAAATGGAAATTAAACCATACTATCCTCCTCATTGAGCCAAAAAAGCAATCCCATGAACCAAAAAACATTCCAAAGAAAACCCatctctcac
Protein-coding sequences here:
- the LOC103404420 gene encoding translation factor GUF1 homolog, mitochondrial translates to MGFLRRASKTLKPSKYSSFLQNNSLSRIYRSNPLRNDFGYCRFGQNHGFCSHSRQNSKENGVDLSQYPTERIRNFSIIAHIDHGKSTLADRLLELTGTIKRGHGQPQYLDKLQVERERGITVKAQTATMFYNHKQNLNGANDNNGDQKEQSFLLNLIDTPGHVDFSYEVSRSLAACQGALLVVDAAQGVQAQTVANFYLAYESNLAIIPVINKIDQPTADPDRVKAQLKSMFDLDASDALLTSAKTGQGLEQVLPAVIERIPPPPGKSGSPLRMLLLDSYYDEYKGVICHVAVVDGMLRKGDKILSVATGQGYEILDVGFLHPELTPTGVLHTGQVGYVVTGMRSTKEARIGDTLYHNRTIVEPLPGFKAAKHMVFSGVYPADGSDFEALNHAIERLTCNDASVAVVKESSTALGMGFRCGFLGLLHMDVFHQRLEQEHGACVISTIPTVPYIFEYSDGSKLEVQNPATLPSNPKQRVTACWEPTVLATIIIPSEYVGPVITLCSERRGEQLEYSFIDSLRVFMKYRLPLREIVVDFYNELKSITSGYASFDYEDAEYQQSDMVKLDILLNGQPVDAMATIVHNLKAQRVGRELVEKLKKHIDRQMFEITVQAAIGSKIIARETISAMRKNVLAKCYGGDVSRKKKLLEKQKEGKKRMKRVGSVDIPQEAFHDLLKSS